One genomic segment of Impatiens glandulifera chromosome 6, dImpGla2.1, whole genome shotgun sequence includes these proteins:
- the LOC124942341 gene encoding galactokinase-like, producing the protein MTRHEELPIPIYSSLDPVYGDGSSLEEAQLRFDNLKSKFIQVFGHPPDVYARSPGRVNLIGEHIDYEGYSVLPMAIRQDTIVAIRMKDDGYPENLIRIANVNDKYSMCTYPADPNQEIDLKNHRWGHYFICGYKGYHDFAKLKGLKLGPQIGLDVMVDGTVPTGSGLSSSAAFVCSSTIAIMAAFDQNFPKKEIAQLTCECEQHIGTQSGGMDQAISVMAKTGFAELIDFNPIRATDVQLPAGGSFVIAHSLAESQKAVTAATNYNNRVVECRLAAIILGIKLGMKPQEAISRVKTLSDVEGLCVSFAGDHGSSDPVVAVKKLLNEEPYTTEDIEKITEESLQSIFVKSQSSLDVIKAANQYKLYQRAFHVYSEAKRVYAFRDTVSSNMSDDEMLKKLGALMNESHHSCSVLYECSCPELEDLVKVCKDNEAFGARLTGAGWGGCVVALVKESIVPQFILNLKGQFYQSRIDKGVISNNDLGLYVFASKPSSGSAIFKF; encoded by the exons ATGACAAGGCATGAAGAACTTCCAATTCCTATATACTCCTCGCTTGACCCAGTCTATGGCGATGGATCATCACTCGAAGAAGCTCAACTTCGTTTCGACAACCTCAAATCCAAATTCATTCAGGTCTTTGGGCATCCGCCAGATGTATACGCTCGTTCTCCTG GAAGAGTGAATTTGATTGGCGAACATATCGACTATGAAGGGTACTCGGTGCTTCCAATGGCTATTCGTCAAGATACGATTGTCGCAATTAGGATGAAAGATGATGGGTATCCTGAGAATTTGATTCGAATAGCGAATGTCAATGACAAGTACAGCATGTGCACTTACCCTGCTGACCCAAATCAG GAAATTGATCTAAAAAATCATCGATGGGGACACTATTTTATATGTGG GTACAAAGGCTACCATGACTTTGCCAAGTTAAAAGGTCTCAAACTTGGACCACAAATTGGCTTGGACGTTATGGTTGATGGAACAGTTCCTACAG GCTCTGGATTATCAAGTTCTGCAGCATTTGTTTGCTCATCTACGATTGCAATAATGGCTGCATTTGATCAGAATTTTCCAAAG AAAGAAATTGCTCAACTTACATGTGAATGTGAACAGCATATTGGGACACAATCTGGTGGGATGGACCAG GCTATATCTGTCATGGCAAAAACTGGCTTTGCTGAGCTGATTGACTTTAACCCAATTCGTGCAACTGACGTTCAACTTCCAGCTGGGGGTTCCTTTGTGATAGCCCATTCATTGGCGGAATCCCAGAAAGCTGTAACTGCTGCTACAAATTACAATAACCGAGTTGTTGAATGTCGTCTGGCAGCT attattctaggtataaaGCTTGGAATGAAACCCCAAGAGGCAATATCCCGTGTGAAAACTCTTTCAGATGTTGAAGGGTTGTGTGTATCATTTGCTGGCGATCATGGATCTTCTGATCCAGTTGTTGCTGTTAAG AAACTCTTGAATGAGGAACCATACACCACTGAAGATATTGAAAAGATTACAGAGGAGAGCCTGCAATCAATCTTTGTCAAGTCTCAGAGCTCTTTGGATGTGATTAAAGCTGCTAATCAGTACAAATTATACCAG AGAGCCTTCCATGTTTATTCTGAAGCCAAGCGAGTGTATGCTTTCAGGGACACTGTATCATCAAATATGAG TGATGATGAAATGTTGAAGAAGCTTGGGGCCCTTATGAATGAGAGTCATCATAGCTGCAGTGTTCTCTATGAGTGCAG CTGTCCGGAATTGGAAGATCTGGTGAAAGTATGCAAAGACAATGAAGCATTTGGAGCTAGGCTAACCGGAGCTGGATGGGGTGGCTGTGTGGTTGCTTTGGTCAAAGAGTCTATTGTTCCTCAGTTCATCCTCAACTTGAAG GGACAATTTTACCAGTCAAGAATAGACAAGGGGGTGATAAGTAATAATGATCTTGGCCTATATGTGTTTGCATCCAAACCTTCAAGTGGCTCTGCTATTTTCAAATTCTAG